In Candidatus Firestonebacteria bacterium RIFOXYD2_FULL_39_29, one genomic interval encodes:
- a CDS encoding cysteine--tRNA ligase — protein MKIYNTLTQKKEEFIPITRGKVKIYNCGPTVYGYFHIGNARNFIVVDVIRRYLTFRGFEVTLVQNVTDVDDKIINKAKAENLAPAAVAETFTKAYFDDLEALGVKAPDFNPKATEHIKEMHDIIGLLIEKDAAYVSEGDVYMDVSKVKDYGKLSHKNIEDLQSGARIEVSEKKKSPLDFVLWKKDKNEGISWDSPWGKGRPGWHTECCVMSQKYLGHPFDIHSGGIDLVFPHHENEIAQVETAAGKKLANYWVHNGHLNIGGEKMSKSLNNFLLARDILKKYNKNIVRFFLLSAHYRSPLDFTEENVGNAVKGFSELGNTLYRVAGILNKPLTDGAVDNNLTEKGIALEAKFVAAMDDDFNTAQAIAALFDYANEIKNTIKKKDWVLNYENREALKIAGEKLSALSAILGFKIEAESIPKEIEVLALERETARNTKDWAKSDLIRKTLEEKGFAVEDTPKGQILMRKIK, from the coding sequence ATTAAAATCTACAACACACTTACACAGAAAAAAGAGGAGTTTATTCCTATTACCCGCGGGAAAGTTAAGATTTATAACTGCGGGCCTACTGTTTACGGGTATTTTCATATCGGGAATGCCAGGAATTTCATTGTTGTTGATGTTATCAGAAGGTATCTTACTTTCAGGGGTTTTGAGGTTACACTTGTCCAGAATGTCACAGATGTGGATGATAAGATAATAAACAAGGCGAAGGCCGAAAACCTTGCCCCGGCAGCGGTGGCAGAGACCTTTACAAAGGCGTATTTTGATGACCTTGAAGCGCTTGGTGTTAAGGCTCCTGATTTCAACCCGAAAGCTACCGAACATATAAAAGAGATGCATGATATTATAGGTCTGCTCATTGAAAAAGATGCCGCTTATGTTAGCGAGGGCGATGTCTATATGGATGTCTCAAAAGTAAAGGATTACGGCAAGCTTTCGCATAAGAATATAGAAGACCTTCAGTCAGGCGCCAGGATAGAAGTGTCGGAAAAGAAAAAATCTCCTCTGGATTTTGTGCTCTGGAAAAAAGATAAAAATGAAGGTATCTCCTGGGACTCTCCCTGGGGTAAAGGTCGTCCGGGGTGGCATACCGAGTGCTGTGTCATGAGTCAAAAGTATTTAGGGCATCCGTTCGATATTCATTCAGGCGGAATTGATCTGGTTTTTCCTCACCATGAAAATGAAATTGCGCAAGTGGAGACAGCTGCCGGAAAAAAACTTGCAAATTACTGGGTGCATAACGGACATTTGAATATCGGGGGCGAGAAGATGAGCAAGTCCCTGAATAATTTCCTTTTAGCCCGGGATATTTTGAAGAAGTACAATAAGAATATTGTCAGATTCTTTCTGCTTTCGGCGCATTACAGAAGTCCTCTGGATTTTACGGAGGAAAATGTGGGGAACGCCGTTAAAGGGTTTTCTGAACTCGGGAATACTCTGTATCGCGTAGCGGGTATTTTGAATAAACCTCTGACCGACGGGGCTGTCGATAACAATCTGACAGAAAAAGGTATAGCCCTGGAAGCAAAATTTGTTGCGGCTATGGATGATGATTTTAATACAGCTCAGGCGATTGCAGCGCTCTTTGATTATGCGAATGAAATAAAAAACACGATAAAAAAGAAGGACTGGGTTTTAAATTATGAAAATCGCGAAGCGCTGAAAATTGCAGGTGAGAAACTTTCTGCGCTTTCTGCAATTTTAGGATTTAAAATAGAGGCTGAAAGTATTCCAAAAGAAATAGAAGTGCTGGCTTTGGAAAGAGAGACGGCGCGTAATACCAAAGACTGGGCAAAGTCTGATCTTATTAGAAAAACACTTGAAGAAAAAGGCTTTGCGGTGGAAGATACCCCTAAAGGTCAAATATTAATGAGGAAAATAAAATGA